Proteins from one Primulina huaijiensis isolate GDHJ02 chromosome 18, ASM1229523v2, whole genome shotgun sequence genomic window:
- the LOC140964107 gene encoding multiple RNA-binding domain-containing protein 1 isoform X2: protein MSRICAKNLPKYVTEDRLREFFSRKGEVTDAKIMRTRDGKSRQFGFIGFRTEHEAEEAIKYFNKSFLDTCRITCEVAWKVGDPDIPRPWSRHSKKQKENTTEADNRVIGFKGSKPAVLKEESQKNEKGDDNGDPQFQEFLEVMQPRSKSKLWANDALAASSLVQDKVVSNSIVQMAEGCERKLGVVRYDPEEMKGEGRNTSVEKKDVDKPKILAHDKVVSDMDYFRSRIKKDWSDSESSDYEVGDDHSDNDVCDGDEQTKRNNDPAENILEQDFSDREAGRGSFGEHKIIELASPLSYPTNEKEEVLGSSRLFIRNLPYTATEEELEDHFSKYGSISEVHIVLDKDSKRSKGFAYILFALPESAARAMVEMDNAIFQGRLLHIIPAKPKNINGKQDDFDKHPSKTLKQQREEERKASEARGNTQAWNSLYMRPDTVVENIARKYGVNKSELLDRESDDLAVRIALGETQVIAETKKALSSAGVNIASLEEFASGRSDGLKRSNHVILVKNLPYSSSENELVNMFGKFGSLDKVILPPTKTLALVLFLEPAEARAAFKGLTYKRYKDVPLYLEWAPYNILSQTPTVDDKVTVHQPDVKRALLEQQIVELTEADVDNDRIESRTIYVKNINFKTSEVDVKKHFTEHMKGGKLLSVRVKKHVKNGKNISMGFGFMEFDSVETAANVRGDLQGTVLDGHALILQLCHAKNDDLLPKKITNDHSSTKLIIRNVAFEATEKELRQLFSPFGQSRLKIAG, encoded by the exons AT GTCAAGAATATGTGCAAAAAATTTGCCAAAGTATGTAACCGAAGACCGTCTTAGAGAGTTTTTCTCCCGGAAAGGTGAAGTTACTGATGCCAAGATCATGCGTACTCG GGATGGTAAGAGTAGGCAGTTTGGTTTCATTGGGTTTAGGACAGAACATGAAGCCGAGGAAGCCATAAAGTACTTCAATAAGTCTTTCTTGGATACTTGCCGGATTACATGTGAG GTTGCTTGGAAGGTTGGAGATCCTGACATCCCACGACCTTGGAGTCGGCACTCAAAGAAGCAAAAGGAGAATACAACTGAAGCGGATAACAGAGTCATTGGTTTCAAAGGTTCTAAACCTGCAGTGTTAAAAGAGGAGAGTCAGAAGAATGAGAAAGGAGATGATAATGGTGACCCTCAATTTCAGGAGTTCCTCGAGGTCATGCAGCCACGTAGTAAATCCAAATTGTGGGCTAATGATGCACTTGCAGCCTCGTCACTGGTTCAAGATAAAGTAGTATCAAACAGTATAGTTCAGATGGCAGAAGGATGTGAAAGAAAATTAGGTGTAGTGCGTTATGATCCGGAGGAAATGAAGGGAGAAGGTCGTAATACATCAGTAGAGAAAAAAGATGTAGACAAACCAAAAATTTTGGCTCATGACAAGGTTGTATCTGACATGGATTACTTTAGGAGCAGAATTAAAAAGGATTGGTCAGACTCAGAAAGTAGTGACTACGAAGTTGGTGATGATCATAGTGATAATGATGTTTGTGATGGTGATGAGCAGACCAAGAGAAATAATGATCCTGCTGAGAATATACTCGAACAAGATTTTTCTGACAGGGAAGCTGGGAGAGGTTCTTTTGGGGAACATAAAATAATTGAGTTAGCAAGCCCCTTATCTTATCCAACCAATGAGAAGGAGGAAGTCCTGGGATCTAGCCGTTTATTCATCCGCAATCTTCCCTACACTGCCAC TGAAGAAGAGCTAGAAGATCACTTTAGCAAATATGGCAGTATTTCTGAGGTCCATATTGTTCTTGATAAAGATTCTAAAAGGTCCAAAGGATTTGCTTACATTCTCTTTGCTCTTCCAGAATCTGCAGCTAG GGCGATGGTAGAGATGGACAATGCAATTTTTCAGGGAAGATTATTGCACATCATACCTGCTaaaccaaaaaatattaatggcaAACAAGA CGATTTTGACAAGCACCCTTCAAAAACATTGAAGCAACAGAGAGAAGAGGAAAGGAAAGCATCAGAAGCCCGTGGAAACACACAAGCATGGAATAGTTTATATATGCGCCCTGATACT GTTGTTGAAAATATCGCACGAAAATATGGTGTTAATAAAAGTGAACTTCTAGATAGAGAATCCGATGATCTTGCTGTGAGAATTGCGTTGGGGGAGACACAAGTAATTGCTGAGACAAAGAAAGCTCTCTCAAGTGCTGGGGTTAATATTGCCTCATTAGAGGAGTTTGCCTCTGGGAGGAGTGACGGTCTGAAGAGAAGCAACCATGTTATTTTGGTAAAGAATTTGCCTTACAGTTCATCTGAAAATGAGCTAGTCAACATGTTTGGGAAATTTGGCAGCTTGGACAAAGTCATTTTGCCTCCTACAAAAACCTTAGCTTTG GTTCTCTTCCTAGAACCTGCTGAAGCACGTGCAGCTTTCAAAGGTTTAACATACAAGCGGTACAA GGATGTTCCACTGTATCTGGAATGGGCTCCTTACAATATTCTTAGTCAAACTCCAACAGTTGATGACAAAGTTACTGTCCATCAACCTGATGTCAAGAGAGCTTTGCTCGAGCAACAAATTGTCGAACTAACAGAGGCAGATGTTGATAATGATAGAATTGAG TCGCGCACCATATATGTTAAGAATATCAACTTCAAAACTTCAGAAGTGGATGTTAAAAAGCATTTCACCGAGCACATGAAGGGAGGAAAATTACTTAGTGTCAGGGTGAAGAAGCATGTAAAGAATGGGAAGAACATTTCAATGGGTTTTGGTTTCATGGAGTTTGATAGCGTTGAAACAGCTGCAAATGTCCGTGGGGATCTACAG GGTACTGTTCTGGATGGTCATGCCCTCATATTGCAACTTTGTCATGCTAAAAACGATGACTTATTACCTAAAAAGATTACGAATGACCACAGTTCAACAAAGTTGATCATCAGGAACGTAGCTTTTGAGGCAACAGAAAAGGAACTTAGACAATTATTTAGTCCATTTGGTCAG TCTCGCTTGAAGATTGCTGGATAA
- the LOC140964107 gene encoding uncharacterized protein isoform X3, which translates to MQPRSKSKLWANDALAASSLVQDKVVSNSIVQMAEGCERKLGVVRYDPEEMKGEGRNTSVEKKDVDKPKILAHDKVVSDMDYFRSRIKKDWSDSESSDYEVGDDHSDNDVCDGDEQTKRNNDPAENILEQDFSDREAGRGSFGEHKIIELASPLSYPTNEKEEVLGSSRLFIRNLPYTATEEELEDHFSKYGSISEVHIVLDKDSKRSKGFAYILFALPESAARAMVEMDNAIFQGRLLHIIPAKPKNINGKQDDFDKHPSKTLKQQREEERKASEARGNTQAWNSLYMRPDTVVENIARKYGVNKSELLDRESDDLAVRIALGETQVIAETKKALSSAGVNIASLEEFASGRSDGLKRSNHVILVKNLPYSSSENELVNMFGKFGSLDKVILPPTKTLALVLFLEPAEARAAFKGLTYKRYKDVPLYLEWAPYNILSQTPTVDDKVTVHQPDVKRALLEQQIVELTEADVDNDRIESRTIYVKNINFKTSEVDVKKHFTEHMKGGKLLSVRVKKHVKNGKNISMGFGFMEFDSVETAANVRGDLQGTVLDGHALILQLCHAKNDDLLPKKITNDHSSTKLIIRNVAFEATEKELRQLFSPFGQIKSLRLPRRLGNHRGFAFVEYVTKQEARNALEALSNTHFYGRHLVLERAKEGESLEELRARTAAQFTDSDKLSNKRKHETIIDEGNVRFEIVGDLN; encoded by the exons ATGCAGCCACGTAGTAAATCCAAATTGTGGGCTAATGATGCACTTGCAGCCTCGTCACTGGTTCAAGATAAAGTAGTATCAAACAGTATAGTTCAGATGGCAGAAGGATGTGAAAGAAAATTAGGTGTAGTGCGTTATGATCCGGAGGAAATGAAGGGAGAAGGTCGTAATACATCAGTAGAGAAAAAAGATGTAGACAAACCAAAAATTTTGGCTCATGACAAGGTTGTATCTGACATGGATTACTTTAGGAGCAGAATTAAAAAGGATTGGTCAGACTCAGAAAGTAGTGACTACGAAGTTGGTGATGATCATAGTGATAATGATGTTTGTGATGGTGATGAGCAGACCAAGAGAAATAATGATCCTGCTGAGAATATACTCGAACAAGATTTTTCTGACAGGGAAGCTGGGAGAGGTTCTTTTGGGGAACATAAAATAATTGAGTTAGCAAGCCCCTTATCTTATCCAACCAATGAGAAGGAGGAAGTCCTGGGATCTAGCCGTTTATTCATCCGCAATCTTCCCTACACTGCCAC TGAAGAAGAGCTAGAAGATCACTTTAGCAAATATGGCAGTATTTCTGAGGTCCATATTGTTCTTGATAAAGATTCTAAAAGGTCCAAAGGATTTGCTTACATTCTCTTTGCTCTTCCAGAATCTGCAGCTAG GGCGATGGTAGAGATGGACAATGCAATTTTTCAGGGAAGATTATTGCACATCATACCTGCTaaaccaaaaaatattaatggcaAACAAGA CGATTTTGACAAGCACCCTTCAAAAACATTGAAGCAACAGAGAGAAGAGGAAAGGAAAGCATCAGAAGCCCGTGGAAACACACAAGCATGGAATAGTTTATATATGCGCCCTGATACT GTTGTTGAAAATATCGCACGAAAATATGGTGTTAATAAAAGTGAACTTCTAGATAGAGAATCCGATGATCTTGCTGTGAGAATTGCGTTGGGGGAGACACAAGTAATTGCTGAGACAAAGAAAGCTCTCTCAAGTGCTGGGGTTAATATTGCCTCATTAGAGGAGTTTGCCTCTGGGAGGAGTGACGGTCTGAAGAGAAGCAACCATGTTATTTTGGTAAAGAATTTGCCTTACAGTTCATCTGAAAATGAGCTAGTCAACATGTTTGGGAAATTTGGCAGCTTGGACAAAGTCATTTTGCCTCCTACAAAAACCTTAGCTTTG GTTCTCTTCCTAGAACCTGCTGAAGCACGTGCAGCTTTCAAAGGTTTAACATACAAGCGGTACAA GGATGTTCCACTGTATCTGGAATGGGCTCCTTACAATATTCTTAGTCAAACTCCAACAGTTGATGACAAAGTTACTGTCCATCAACCTGATGTCAAGAGAGCTTTGCTCGAGCAACAAATTGTCGAACTAACAGAGGCAGATGTTGATAATGATAGAATTGAG TCGCGCACCATATATGTTAAGAATATCAACTTCAAAACTTCAGAAGTGGATGTTAAAAAGCATTTCACCGAGCACATGAAGGGAGGAAAATTACTTAGTGTCAGGGTGAAGAAGCATGTAAAGAATGGGAAGAACATTTCAATGGGTTTTGGTTTCATGGAGTTTGATAGCGTTGAAACAGCTGCAAATGTCCGTGGGGATCTACAG GGTACTGTTCTGGATGGTCATGCCCTCATATTGCAACTTTGTCATGCTAAAAACGATGACTTATTACCTAAAAAGATTACGAATGACCACAGTTCAACAAAGTTGATCATCAGGAACGTAGCTTTTGAGGCAACAGAAAAGGAACTTAGACAATTATTTAGTCCATTTGGTCAG ATAAAGAGTTTAAGGCTGCCAAGGAGGTTAGGCAACCATAGAGGTTTTGCCTTTGTTGAGTATGTAACGAAGCAAGAAGCTCGAAATGCACTTGAAGCTCTTTCGAACACGCATTTCTATGGACGTCATTTG GTTCTGGAGAGAGCCAAAGAAGGTGAGAGCTTAGAGGAATTACGGGCAAGGACTGCTGCTCAATTCACGGACTCTGATAAGTTGTCGAATAAGAGGAAACACGAGACTATAATAGATGAAGGAAACGTTAGGTTTGAAATAGTTGGGGACTTGAACTAG
- the LOC140965080 gene encoding 1-acyl-sn-glycerol-3-phosphate acyltransferase-like, producing the protein MENSGVGMFLRNGRFGSYFDANSGIKSAATPPRKVAVKERKMLETNDLGAEEDGWFVAMISWARIVVCFVSMMFTTFKWAMIMVVLLPWPYQRIRQGNIYGHVTGKMLMWILGNPIKIEGAEYSSERAIYISNHASPIDIFLVMWLTPTGTIGIAKKEIIFYPLIGQLYVLANHLRIDRSNPTVAIESMKEVANAIVKNDLSLIIFPEGTRSKNGRLLPFKKGFVHLALQTRRPIVPIVLTGTHRAWRKGSLHVRPAPITVRYLPPIRTNDWAPEKLGDYVRLVM; encoded by the exons ATGGAGAATTCTGGGGTGGGCATGTTTCTAAGGAACGGGAGATTTGGGAGCTATTTTGATGCCAACTCTGGGATAAAGTCTGCGGCTACGCCACCACGAAAAGTGGCGGTGAAGGAACGGAAGATGTTGGAAACCAATGATTTGGGTGCGGAGGAGGATGGGTGGTTTGTGGCGATGATTTCATGGGCAAGAATCGTGGTATGCTTTGTGTCGATGATGTTTACTACATTCAAATGGGCTATGATCATGGTGGTGCTTCTGCCATGGCCTTACCAGAGGATTAGGCAGGGCAACATATATGGCCATGTCACTGGAAAAATGCTA ATGTGGATATTGGGAAATCCTATAAAGATAGAAGGTGCAGAATACTCTAGTGAGAGGGCCATTTACATCAGCAATCATGCATCTCCCATAGACATTTTCCTTGTAATGTGGTTGACTCCTACCGGAACTATTGGCATTGCAAAGAAAGAG ATAATATTTTATCCACTCATTGGACAGTTATACGTTTTGGCTAACCATCTTCGAATAGACAGATCCAACCCGACTGTAGCTATAGAGTCTATGAAAGAG GTAGCTAATGCAATTGTAAAGAATGATCTGTCTTTGATCATATTCCCAGAAGGCACGCGTTCTAAAAATGGCCGCTTGCTACCTTTCAAGAAG GGTTTTGTGCATTTGGCACTGCAAACTCGTCGTCCAATAGTTCCAATAGTCCTGACGGGTACCCATCGAGCATGGAGAAAGGGCAGCTTGCATGTGAGACCGGCACCTATTACTGTAAGATATCTGCCTCCAATTCGAACCAATGATTGGGCACCAGAAAAACTTGGAGATTATGTTCGACTTGTTATGTGA
- the LOC140964107 gene encoding uncharacterized protein isoform X1 — translation MSRICAKNLPKYVTEDRLREFFSRKGEVTDAKIMRTRDGKSRQFGFIGFRTEHEAEEAIKYFNKSFLDTCRITCEVAWKVGDPDIPRPWSRHSKKQKENTTEADNRVIGFKGSKPAVLKEESQKNEKGDDNGDPQFQEFLEVMQPRSKSKLWANDALAASSLVQDKVVSNSIVQMAEGCERKLGVVRYDPEEMKGEGRNTSVEKKDVDKPKILAHDKVVSDMDYFRSRIKKDWSDSESSDYEVGDDHSDNDVCDGDEQTKRNNDPAENILEQDFSDREAGRGSFGEHKIIELASPLSYPTNEKEEVLGSSRLFIRNLPYTATEEELEDHFSKYGSISEVHIVLDKDSKRSKGFAYILFALPESAARAMVEMDNAIFQGRLLHIIPAKPKNINGKQDDFDKHPSKTLKQQREEERKASEARGNTQAWNSLYMRPDTVVENIARKYGVNKSELLDRESDDLAVRIALGETQVIAETKKALSSAGVNIASLEEFASGRSDGLKRSNHVILVKNLPYSSSENELVNMFGKFGSLDKVILPPTKTLALVLFLEPAEARAAFKGLTYKRYKDVPLYLEWAPYNILSQTPTVDDKVTVHQPDVKRALLEQQIVELTEADVDNDRIESRTIYVKNINFKTSEVDVKKHFTEHMKGGKLLSVRVKKHVKNGKNISMGFGFMEFDSVETAANVRGDLQGTVLDGHALILQLCHAKNDDLLPKKITNDHSSTKLIIRNVAFEATEKELRQLFSPFGQIKSLRLPRRLGNHRGFAFVEYVTKQEARNALEALSNTHFYGRHLVLERAKEGESLEELRARTAAQFTDSDKLSNKRKHETIIDEGNVRFEIVGDLN, via the exons AT GTCAAGAATATGTGCAAAAAATTTGCCAAAGTATGTAACCGAAGACCGTCTTAGAGAGTTTTTCTCCCGGAAAGGTGAAGTTACTGATGCCAAGATCATGCGTACTCG GGATGGTAAGAGTAGGCAGTTTGGTTTCATTGGGTTTAGGACAGAACATGAAGCCGAGGAAGCCATAAAGTACTTCAATAAGTCTTTCTTGGATACTTGCCGGATTACATGTGAG GTTGCTTGGAAGGTTGGAGATCCTGACATCCCACGACCTTGGAGTCGGCACTCAAAGAAGCAAAAGGAGAATACAACTGAAGCGGATAACAGAGTCATTGGTTTCAAAGGTTCTAAACCTGCAGTGTTAAAAGAGGAGAGTCAGAAGAATGAGAAAGGAGATGATAATGGTGACCCTCAATTTCAGGAGTTCCTCGAGGTCATGCAGCCACGTAGTAAATCCAAATTGTGGGCTAATGATGCACTTGCAGCCTCGTCACTGGTTCAAGATAAAGTAGTATCAAACAGTATAGTTCAGATGGCAGAAGGATGTGAAAGAAAATTAGGTGTAGTGCGTTATGATCCGGAGGAAATGAAGGGAGAAGGTCGTAATACATCAGTAGAGAAAAAAGATGTAGACAAACCAAAAATTTTGGCTCATGACAAGGTTGTATCTGACATGGATTACTTTAGGAGCAGAATTAAAAAGGATTGGTCAGACTCAGAAAGTAGTGACTACGAAGTTGGTGATGATCATAGTGATAATGATGTTTGTGATGGTGATGAGCAGACCAAGAGAAATAATGATCCTGCTGAGAATATACTCGAACAAGATTTTTCTGACAGGGAAGCTGGGAGAGGTTCTTTTGGGGAACATAAAATAATTGAGTTAGCAAGCCCCTTATCTTATCCAACCAATGAGAAGGAGGAAGTCCTGGGATCTAGCCGTTTATTCATCCGCAATCTTCCCTACACTGCCAC TGAAGAAGAGCTAGAAGATCACTTTAGCAAATATGGCAGTATTTCTGAGGTCCATATTGTTCTTGATAAAGATTCTAAAAGGTCCAAAGGATTTGCTTACATTCTCTTTGCTCTTCCAGAATCTGCAGCTAG GGCGATGGTAGAGATGGACAATGCAATTTTTCAGGGAAGATTATTGCACATCATACCTGCTaaaccaaaaaatattaatggcaAACAAGA CGATTTTGACAAGCACCCTTCAAAAACATTGAAGCAACAGAGAGAAGAGGAAAGGAAAGCATCAGAAGCCCGTGGAAACACACAAGCATGGAATAGTTTATATATGCGCCCTGATACT GTTGTTGAAAATATCGCACGAAAATATGGTGTTAATAAAAGTGAACTTCTAGATAGAGAATCCGATGATCTTGCTGTGAGAATTGCGTTGGGGGAGACACAAGTAATTGCTGAGACAAAGAAAGCTCTCTCAAGTGCTGGGGTTAATATTGCCTCATTAGAGGAGTTTGCCTCTGGGAGGAGTGACGGTCTGAAGAGAAGCAACCATGTTATTTTGGTAAAGAATTTGCCTTACAGTTCATCTGAAAATGAGCTAGTCAACATGTTTGGGAAATTTGGCAGCTTGGACAAAGTCATTTTGCCTCCTACAAAAACCTTAGCTTTG GTTCTCTTCCTAGAACCTGCTGAAGCACGTGCAGCTTTCAAAGGTTTAACATACAAGCGGTACAA GGATGTTCCACTGTATCTGGAATGGGCTCCTTACAATATTCTTAGTCAAACTCCAACAGTTGATGACAAAGTTACTGTCCATCAACCTGATGTCAAGAGAGCTTTGCTCGAGCAACAAATTGTCGAACTAACAGAGGCAGATGTTGATAATGATAGAATTGAG TCGCGCACCATATATGTTAAGAATATCAACTTCAAAACTTCAGAAGTGGATGTTAAAAAGCATTTCACCGAGCACATGAAGGGAGGAAAATTACTTAGTGTCAGGGTGAAGAAGCATGTAAAGAATGGGAAGAACATTTCAATGGGTTTTGGTTTCATGGAGTTTGATAGCGTTGAAACAGCTGCAAATGTCCGTGGGGATCTACAG GGTACTGTTCTGGATGGTCATGCCCTCATATTGCAACTTTGTCATGCTAAAAACGATGACTTATTACCTAAAAAGATTACGAATGACCACAGTTCAACAAAGTTGATCATCAGGAACGTAGCTTTTGAGGCAACAGAAAAGGAACTTAGACAATTATTTAGTCCATTTGGTCAG ATAAAGAGTTTAAGGCTGCCAAGGAGGTTAGGCAACCATAGAGGTTTTGCCTTTGTTGAGTATGTAACGAAGCAAGAAGCTCGAAATGCACTTGAAGCTCTTTCGAACACGCATTTCTATGGACGTCATTTG GTTCTGGAGAGAGCCAAAGAAGGTGAGAGCTTAGAGGAATTACGGGCAAGGACTGCTGCTCAATTCACGGACTCTGATAAGTTGTCGAATAAGAGGAAACACGAGACTATAATAGATGAAGGAAACGTTAGGTTTGAAATAGTTGGGGACTTGAACTAG
- the LOC140965291 gene encoding reactive Intermediate Deaminase A, chloroplastic, whose amino-acid sequence MAWCARSFHLPAVDVGVLRNKAPLAVGVGCVSLAGVNVRRSARSPPFASLGMSTHANAGIKEAIHTEKAPAALGPYSQAIKANNMVFVSGVLGLVPETGKFVSDNVEEQTEQVLKNMGEILKASGANYSSVVKTTIMLADLKDFKKVNEIYAKYFPAPAPARSTYQVAALPMDARIEIECIAAL is encoded by the exons ATGGCGTGGTGTGCGAGGTCTTTTCATTTGCCTGCCGTTGATGTGGGCGTACTGCGCAATAAGGCGCCATTAGCCGTCGGCGTGGGTTGCGTATCCTTGGCCGGCGTCAACGTTCGCCGCTCAGCCCGATCTCCTCCCTTCGCTTCTTTAGGCATGTCTACTCATGCTAATGCAG GTATAAAGGAGGCCATCCATACCGAAAAGGCTCCCGCAGCATTGGGGCCGTATTCTCAAGCCATCAAAGCAAATAATATGGTTTTTGTGTCTGGGGTTCTTGGATTAGTTCCAGAG ACTGGAAAGTTTGTCTCAGATAATGTAGAGGAACAAACTGAGCAG GTACTTAAGAATATGGGTGAGATACTTAAAGCTAGTGGTGCCAACTATTCTTCAGTTGTGAAGACTACAATCAT GTTGGCTGATCTGAAAGACTTCAAGAAAGTCAATGAAATTTATGCTAAAT ATTTTCCCGCACCTGCACCTGCTCGTTCGACCTACCAGGTTGCAGCACTGCCCATGGATGCAAGGATTGAAATCGAATGCATAGCTGCACTATAA
- the LOC140965290 gene encoding calcium-dependent protein kinase 33-like, protein MGICVSKQTDAKSNANGKKSRNGVHNPIQFTMSPGYAAQLPHVTPPRNPQPPIHKANNTILGKPYEDVKAHYNLGSELGRGQFGVTHLCIDISTGQKYACKSISKKKLVTKNDKEDMRREIQIMQHMSGQPNIVEFKGAYEDNDSVHLVMELCEGGELFDRIIAKGHYNERDASSMCRSIVNVVHICHFMGVMHRDLKPENFLLSNKSEHALLKATDFGLSVFIEEGKTYKDVVGSAYYVAPEVLRRKYGKEADIWSAGVMLYILLCGVPPFWAETEKGIFDSILRGRIDFESQPWPSISPSAKDLVRRMLSEDPKKRITAAEVLEHPWIRGGEASDKPIDSAVLSRMKQFRAMNKLKKLALKVIAENLSAEEIQGLKAMFTNMDTDNSGSITYEELKTGLARLGSKLTEAEVKQLMDAADVDGNGTIDYIEFITATMHRHRLEREENLYKAFQYFDKDNSGFITRDELETAMQEYGMGDPSTIKEIISEVDSDNDGRINYEEFCTMMRTGTQQPGKMF, encoded by the exons ATGGGGATCTGTGTAAGCAAACAGACAGATGCGAAGTCAAATGCTAATGGGAAGAAATCAAGAAACGGAGTCCACAACCCAATTCAATTCACGATGTCCCCGGGCTACGCAGCTCAATTACCGCACGTAACACCTCCAAGAAACCCGCAGCCACCAATTCACAAAGCAAACAACACGATTCTTGGGAAGCCGTATGAGGATGTTAAAGCACATTACAACCTCGGATCAGAACTGGGAAGGGGTCAATTTGGAGTCACGCATCTCTGCATTGATATTTCAACTGGTCAGAAGTATGCGTGCAAGTCCATTTCCAAGAAGAAACTCGTGACGAAGAACGACAAAGAGGATATGAGGAGAGAGATTCAGATAATGCAGCATATGAGTGGGCAGCCTAACATTGTTGAGTTTAAGGGTGCTTATGAAGACAATGATTCGGTCCATTTGGTGATGGAATTGTGTGAAGGTGGAGAACTTTTTGATCGGATTATTGCCAAGGGACATTACAATGAAAGGGACGCGTCTTCGATGTGCAGAAGCATTGTGAATGTGGTGCACATTTGCCATTTTATGGGCGTGATGCACAGGGATCTTAAGCCAGAGAATTTCTTGTTATCTAATAAGAGTGAACACGCTCTTCTCAAAGCAACAGATTTCGGGTTATCGGTTTTCATTGAAGAAG GTAAAACATACAAGGATGTAGTAGGGAGTGCCTACTACGTAGCACCCGAAGTTTTACGACGCAAATATGGAAAAGAAGCTGACATATGGAGTGCGGGAGTCATGTTGTATATTTTACTTTGCGGTGTGCCTCCTTTTTGGGCTG AAACTGAGAAAGGAATATTTGATTCTATACTTAGAGGACGCATTGATTTCGAAAGTCAACCTTGGCCCTCAATTTCACCTAGCGCCAAGGATCTGGTACGTAGGATGCTTAGTGAGGATCCGAAGAAACGAATTACAGCTGCCGAAGTTCTTG AGCATCCTTGGATTAGAGGAGGGGAAGCATCAGATAAACCGATAGACAGTGCAGTGCTCTCTAGGATGAAGCAATTCAGGGCAATGAACAAGCTTAAAAAACTTGCACTTAAG GTCATCGCGGAAAATCTTTCTGCAGAAGAAATTCAAGGGCTTAAAGCAATGTTCACAAATATGGATACTGATAATAGTGGCAGTATCACTTACGAAGAACTTAAAACTGGATTGGCTAGACTCGGCTCAAAACTTACTGAGGCTGAAGTTAAACAGCTAATGGACGCG GCTGATGTGGATGGAAATGGGACGATTGACTACATTGAGTTCATTACCGCTACAATGCACAGACACAGATTAGAAAGGGAAGAAAATCTGTACAAAGCATTCCAATACTTCGACAAAGATAATAGTGG GTTCATCACGAGGGACGAACTTGAAACTGCTATGCAAGAGTATGGAATGGGCGACCCATCCACCATAAAAGAAATCATCTCTGAAGTTGACTCAgataat GATGGGAGAATCAACTATGAAGAGTTCTGTACCATGATGAGAACTGGAACTCAACAGCCAGGCAAGATGTTCTAA